The sequence below is a genomic window from Acidilobus saccharovorans 345-15.
CTCCTTGAGCAGGTCCTGGTAGGCGACTATCTTGCTTATGTTCTTGGTGCCCCGGGGCCCTGGCATCTTCATGTAGAACCTGTTAACAGTGGCGTAGCTCCCGTGGACCCCCCTCTCCAGCAGCGACTTGGCTACCGGTACGATCGACGCCATGAGGCCGGCCAGGTTCGACTTGTCGTTTATCCTGGCGTTGACTATCACCTCGTCCCTGAACCCTCCGAAGGACTCGTACTCTATGTGCATGGCGACGAACTTCCTGTCGCCCAGGGGCTCGAGGTAGCCCGTGGGCCTTATGTAGTGGGGTGCGTCGTAGCCGAGTATGTCGGCAACCATGCTGCTCTTGGTGACCTCCTTGGAGTGGTTCCTCTCTGGCTCTGTGAGGCTGAGGAAGTCCGTGTTGCCGCCTATGTTGAACTGCGCCACCGACAGCACCCTGCGGCCCCTCTCAGCCATGTGCTCGAGCAGGTCGGCGGTCAGCGGCGTCGCGCCTGTGGCGGCATCATCACCTAAGACCAGGGCCCCAGCCCTCTCGAAGCGGCTCACGACGCCTGGGCTGTTGGCGGCGGCGGGGGGCGTCAGGTTGATGAAGGCCACGGGGTTCCCTGTCCTCAGCGAGTACTCGCTCGCGGCGTAGGCGTACGCCAGCGTGGCCCCCGCTGAGCACGTGGAGGCCAACTTGACGAACTCGCCCTCGCTCTCGACAAACCTCATGGGCTCCGTGGTTATCACGTTAACGATGACGTCAGGCTTAAGCTTCACGAGCTCAGAGATGAACTCCTCCAGGGCCTGCTGGGGGCTGCCCAGCGCGTCCTCAAGGCCTGAGGCATCTACATCAAGCCCCCTGAGGCTGCCGCAGTGGAGGCCCCTGCTCACAACTATGTCCTTCAGGGTCCTGGGCACCGAGCTGAACGGCGAGAGCTTAGAAGCTATTGAGTACATGTCCCTGCCAACCTTTGAGTTGTCAACGTCATACACTGCGACGACGTCTATGTCCTCCGGCCTGTGGGCCTTCATGTAGTTCACGAGGGGTATGCCCACGGGCTGTATCTCCCTTGCCTTCAGCTTCTCAAGGCCAGCGAGGAAGTATGAGGCGCCGCTGCCGGCGCCTATTAGCACAGTCCTTATCACATGTCCGCGCCCTTCCAAGCTGTTCACCTAGGGATATTTACGCCTTTCACTTTCTGAAAGTCTCACTTGGAGACCACGTCGGGGGCCGCCAGCTCCGGGTTGAAGCTGACGTACTGTACCATGCTCCCCCTTATCAGTATCTTGCCCAGCCTGGCGACTATCTGCTTCCCGTCCTTGACCTCCACGGAGTTGTCAAGCACTAGGTTCATAGTTGAGTCAGTGACTAAGAGCTGGCCCACGTACTCGGTGCCGTCCTTCAGCTTAACGTATATCTGGCTGTCAACCGCATCCCTCAGGTACCTCAGCGGGTTGACGACCCTCTTCTCTTGGCTCGCGGCCACGACTCAAGCACCCTGGTTTTCCGCGTAGAGCCTGTCACCTCATCTTATAAAATTAACCCTCCTAAGCCTCGAGCGGCGTCCTGCGTGGCCTGCAACCGCTTTTAAACTTCCCGAGGTCTTGGTGTCCCGTGACTTGCCTTGAGGCTTGCCTCCGTGCTTGTAGGGGGAGCCCCTCGGCTGGCGCTGGTCGAGGGGGGCCAGGTCTACCTGGCTCTGCTCAACGGCTCACAGGTGGACCCGGCGGAGTTCTTCAGGGACCCGGTTAAGCTCGTGGGGAAGCTGGAGAGGGGGGAGCCCGTCCAGGGGCTCGACAGGCCGCTTGAGCCCCCGGTGCCCCAGCCCTCAAAGATAATTGGCATAGGCAAGAACTACGCGGCCCACGCCAGGGAGATGGGGTCCGTGGAGAGGCCGGTGTTCTTCATGAAGGCCCCAAGCGCCCTGACGGGGCACCTCCACAGCATTGAGGTGCCTGAGTTCATACAGAAGCCGGACTACGAGGGCGAGGTAGTGATAGTCATTGGCAGGGCAGTGAAGCACGCTGGCAGGAGGGAGGCCCAGGAGGCCATACTCGGCTACATGGCTGGGAACGACGTGACCGCCAGGGAGCTCCAGTACGACGAGAGGCTCCCCTGGTGCCTCTCAAAGAGCCTGGACACTTTCTCGCCGACGGGGCCCTACGTCAAGGTCCTCGAGGACTACTCCGAGCTGCAGGGCTCGTGCGTGGAGACCTATATAAATGGCGAGAGGGTCCAGCACGGCTGCGCCGATGAGATGACATACGACTTTGCCGATATAGTGGTTGAGCTCTCGAAGTACATGAAGCTCTACCCCGGGGACCTGATATTCACTGGGACCCCGCCGGGCGTTGGACACCCGAGGGGGAGGTACCTTAAGGACGGCGACAGGGTTGAAATAGTGGTCAGGGGCCTCGACCCCCTGGTTAACGTCGTGGCCAGGCCCCCGGGGCCAAGGAGCTCATAGCTTCCTTCAAGTAAAAGCTTCAATTTAAAACTCCTAGTTCTTCGTTCAGGAGGGGTGCCCTGTTTGGAGTACACGGAGTTCGGGTCAACCAAGGAGAAGGTGCCCAGGATAGGGCTTGGAGCCTGGCAGTTCAGCGACGCCTGGGGGGTCACGGACTACCAGAAGGCAAAGGCTGCAATAGCCAAGGCCCTGGAGCTTGGCATGAACTTGATAGACACGGCCATGGTGTACGGCAACGGCATGAGCGAGAAGTTCATAGGGGACGCCATAAGGGAGCTTGGGGTCCCGAGGAGCGAGGTCTTCATAGTAACTAAGATACCTGGCCACTTCCTAAGCTATGACGACGTATTCAGGGCGGTCGACGGGAGCCTGAGGAGGCTCCAGACCAGCTTCATAGACGCCCTTGAGGCCCACTGGCCGCCGGCGTGGCACAACATACCCACGTGCGAGTACGCCAGGGCCTTTGAGAGGCTAGTAGAGATGGGCAAGGTCAGGTACATAGGGCTGAGCAACTACCCTGTGGCGCTGATAGAGGAGTTCAGGTACTGCCTGAGCAGGCACGACGTGGAGGTGCTGGAGCTGAGGTACAACATAGTTGAGAGGCAGGCGGAGCAGCAGCACATACCGTATGCCGAGGCTAACAGCATGACCGTGCTCGCCTGGAGCCCGCTGGCCCAGGCCGCCATACTGGGTAAGTACACGCTTGAGGACGTAACTAAGTTCAATGACGTCAGGAGGAACAACCCGCTGTTCAGGCCCGAGAACTACTCGCAGATACTCCAGCTCGTTGAGGAGCTAAAGGAGGTTGCAAAGAAGTACGACAAGACTCTGTCACAGGTGGCCCTCAACTTCCTGCTCAGGGCCAGCAGCGCCGTGCTCCCGATACCCGGGGCCAAGTCGCCTGAGCAGGTCGAGGAGAACGCTGGGGCCACGGGCTGGGCCCTCTCGTATGAGGACTGGAGGCGCCTGGACGAGGCGAGCAAGAGGCTCAGGATATCATACGTTGACATACTATGAGTGGGAAGCCCTCGCCACTTTTTATTCTTCCCAGGCCCTTGGCCCGCAGGTGTGAGCTTGGCCCTCAGGACGGTTCAGCTCTCCTCCCTTCATGAAGGCCTAGGGGCGTCCTTCGGCGAGTTCGCCGGCTGGAGCGTCCCCATGGTTTACACCTCAACCATGGAGGAGCACATGGCCGTCAGGACCGACGTGGGCATATTTGACATAAGCCACATGGGGAGGCTGAGGCTCACGGGCCCCGACGCAGCGGAGCTCCTTGAGATCGTGTTTACCAAGAAGGTCTCTGCAACTAAGGAGGGCTTCATGAGCGGCCCCACACTCGCCCTCACGGAGCTGGCCAGGGTGATCGACGACGAGATGTGGTACAGGGTCTCTGACAACGAGTGGCTTGCCGTGCCAAACGCCGCCGTCACCGAGAGGATGAAGTCGCACCTGCAGCAGGCGGCGTCCTCCAGGGGGCTTAAGGTGAGCCTCGAGGACCTGACCTCGACGTATGCCATGCTGGCCATACAGGGCCCGAGGAGCCCCGAGGTAATGGAGAGGATGGGCCTCAAGGAGGCGGGCTCCCTGAAGCCCCTTCAGTTCCTCCTCAACGTTGGCCTGGGCGACGCCAGGGCCTTCCTCGTGAGCAGGAGCGGCTGGACCGGCGAGGACGGCTTCGAGGTGTGGGCCGCCCCAGGCGACGCCGAGAGGATATACAGGAAGGCCCTTGAGCTGGGGGCTAAGCCGGTGGGCATAGCGGCGAGGGACACCCTCAGGATAGAGATGGGCTTCGTGCTCGGAGGCAACGAGTACGGCGAGGACCCCCTCAAGTTCCCCTGCGCCCTGAGCCTAAGGTATGGCCTGGGGGCCATAGACTGGGGCAAGAGGGGCTTCATAGGTGAGGAGGCGCTCAGGGCGTGCAGGAGGGAGGGGCTGAGGTGGGTCAGGGTCGGGTTTGAGATGAAGAAGTCCTCCGCCAGGTTCATACCGAGGAACGGCTACAAGGTGATGGTTGACGACGTCGAGGTCGGCTGGGTGACGAGCGGCACCTTCAGCCCCGTGCTGCAGAGGGGCGTCGGGCAGGGCTACCTTGACGTGAGGTACGCCGTCTTCGGGGAGACGGTAACTATAGTGGACGAGAGGGGCAGGTCAGGGGAGGCCAAGATAGTTGACTTCCCGCTGATAAGGAGGTAGCCCCTTGAGGGCCACGGCCTTCTACGGCAGGATATACGTCTCCTTCAGGCCGCCCAGGGCAGTCGACTCCCTGCTGGCCGTGAACGGCAGGGTGGTGCTGGAGGGCGACCGGGGCAGGGTTGAGAGGGCCTGCAGGGAGCTTGAGTGCGAGGAGGTGGACATAGACAGGGGCGTGGGGCTGCCGGGCTTCATAGACGCCCACATGCACCTCAGCGGCCTGGCAATACAGGACAGCGGCGTCGACCTCAGGGGAGTTGACAGCCTGGACGAGCTGAGGCGCAGGGTCAAGGAGTTCCTCGAGAGGCACCCCAACGTCACAGCTGTGCTGGGCAGGGGCTGGGACGAGTCAAGGCTCAGGGAGAGGAGGCCTCCCACCTCGGCCGACATAGACGACGTAGCGGGCGACAGGCCCGTGATGTTGATAAGGGTCTGCGGCCACGCCGCCGTGCTGAGCTCCTCGGCCATGAGAAGGGTTGACCTGAGGGGGCTCGAGGACTACATAGACATAGGCCCGGACGGCAGGCCAAGCGGCCTGGTCAGGGAGGGGGCCGTGATAAGGGCGCTCAGGCAGCTCGAGCCGCCGCCCGAGGAGTACATGACCTACGTCGCCGAGGAGGCCAGGAGGCTGGCCCTGCAGGGGGTGACCACCGTAGGCTTCATGAACGTGCCGCTTAAGCTCATGGCCGGCCTGACCTCGCAGCCCCTGCCCCTCAGGCTCAGGCTCTACCTTGACGCCGACAGCGTTGGCCTCCTTGAGTCCCTTGGCGTGGCTGGCGGCTTCGGAAACGACCTGGTCAGGGTGATGGGGCTCAAGGCGTTCGCCGACGGCTCCCTCGGCGCCAGGACGGCTTACCTGAGCGAGCCCTACTCGGACGACCCTGGGAACAGGGGGAGGCCGCTGCTCGGCCCCGAGGAGCTCAGGTCCCTGCTGGCCAGGGCCTCAAGGCTTAGGCTGCAGGTGGCTGTGCACGCCATAGGTGACGCGGCCCTCGACGTGGTCCTAAGGGGCTCCGAGGGCCTGCGCGGGTGGCTGAGGGTGGAGCACGCCTCACTCGTGAGGGACGACCAGCTCCCGGCTCTCTCGGGCCTCCGGGTGGCGGTGCAGCCCATGTTTGAGGTTGACGACTTGCCGTGGATACACAAGAGGCTGGGCCAGAGGGTCAGGTGGGCCTACAGGTTCAAGTCCATGATTTCAGCGGGCGCCGTGGTGGGGCTCTCCACTGACGCCCCAGTGGAGCCCGCCGACCCGTGGACGACGCTCTCGGCCGCCGTGAACGGCGTTGAGGGCGTGGGGGAGAGGCTGAGCGTGGCTGAGGCCCTAGACGCCTACACCAGGGGCTCCGCCGAGGTCCTCATGGACAGGGACGTGGGCAGCCTTGAGGTAGGCAAGATGGCAGATCTCATTATAGCCTCAGGGGACCCCCTGGAGGTCGAGCCCGGGGAGCTGGGCAAGCTGAGGACGCTGGCCACTTACCTTGGGGGCTCAGGGGTTCAGTAAGTCCTTGACCGCGGAGCCGCGCCTGATAACAACCAGTGCCCTGTCCCTGCCCCAGTCATACCCAAGCTCGCTGACCCTCTCAAGGTCCCACACCACCAGGTCAGCCAGCTTCCCGGCCTCCACGGACCCCCTGTCGCTCAGCCCCAGCGAGAGCGCGGCGTTAACCGTGGCGGCGGCCAGGGCCTCAGCCTGCGTCAGGCCGTAGAGGTAAATTGCAAGGTCAATAGCTGTCTGCATCGACGGCATGACGCTGTTCGCGCTGAGGTCGCTGCCCAGTGCCATGGGCACGCCGTACGCCCTCAGCAGGGGCACCGGAGGCCTCGAGGAGCCCATGGTAGCCATGAGGCTTGCCGGCAGGAGGCCAGCCGTGGATCTTGAGGCGGCTATCGCCTTCACGGACCTCTCGTCAGAGACCTCCAGGTGGTCAACCGAGGCGGGGCCCGCCTGGGCCACGGCCTCGGCGCAGCCTATCCTGGCCAGCTGGTCCGCGTGAGCCCTTGCTCCTAGGCCTACAGCCCTGGCTGACGTGAGTATAAGCCTTGACTCGTCAGGCGTGAAGGCACCTTCATCGCAGAAGACGTCCACAAAGTTAGCTAACCCTGCCGCCCTCCTAACTAGGTCGTTGGCAAAGCCCTTAACGTACTCCTCCCTGGCCCTCCCCTCCCTGGCCTCCTCGGGCGGCACGTGGGCAAGCAGGGTTGGAACCACGTCGACCTTTGCAGTGCTAGACGCCTCCCTCGCAACCCTAAGCAGCCTGAGCTCGCCCTCGTGGTCGAGGCTGTAGCCGCTCTTGACCTCAGCCGTCGTGGTCCCCAGGTGAAGCATCAGCCTGAGCCTCTTGACTAGCAGGTCCCTGAGCTCCTCGTCGCTGGCCGACCTCGTGGCCCTGACGGTCCTGTATATGCCCCCTCCTCTCCTGAGGATCTCTGAGTAGCTGACGCCGCTCAGCTTAGCC
It includes:
- a CDS encoding amidohydrolase — its product is MRATAFYGRIYVSFRPPRAVDSLLAVNGRVVLEGDRGRVERACRELECEEVDIDRGVGLPGFIDAHMHLSGLAIQDSGVDLRGVDSLDELRRRVKEFLERHPNVTAVLGRGWDESRLRERRPPTSADIDDVAGDRPVMLIRVCGHAAVLSSSAMRRVDLRGLEDYIDIGPDGRPSGLVREGAVIRALRQLEPPPEEYMTYVAEEARRLALQGVTTVGFMNVPLKLMAGLTSQPLPLRLRLYLDADSVGLLESLGVAGGFGNDLVRVMGLKAFADGSLGARTAYLSEPYSDDPGNRGRPLLGPEELRSLLARASRLRLQVAVHAIGDAALDVVLRGSEGLRGWLRVEHASLVRDDQLPALSGLRVAVQPMFEVDDLPWIHKRLGQRVRWAYRFKSMISAGAVVGLSTDAPVEPADPWTTLSAAVNGVEGVGERLSVAEALDAYTRGSAEVLMDRDVGSLEVGKMADLIIASGDPLEVEPGELGKLRTLATYLGGSGVQ
- a CDS encoding aldo/keto reductase; its protein translation is MEYTEFGSTKEKVPRIGLGAWQFSDAWGVTDYQKAKAAIAKALELGMNLIDTAMVYGNGMSEKFIGDAIRELGVPRSEVFIVTKIPGHFLSYDDVFRAVDGSLRRLQTSFIDALEAHWPPAWHNIPTCEYARAFERLVEMGKVRYIGLSNYPVALIEEFRYCLSRHDVEVLELRYNIVERQAEQQHIPYAEANSMTVLAWSPLAQAAILGKYTLEDVTKFNDVRRNNPLFRPENYSQILQLVEELKEVAKKYDKTLSQVALNFLLRASSAVLPIPGAKSPEQVEENAGATGWALSYEDWRRLDEASKRLRISYVDIL
- the gcvT gene encoding glycine cleavage system aminomethyltransferase GcvT translates to MSLALRTVQLSSLHEGLGASFGEFAGWSVPMVYTSTMEEHMAVRTDVGIFDISHMGRLRLTGPDAAELLEIVFTKKVSATKEGFMSGPTLALTELARVIDDEMWYRVSDNEWLAVPNAAVTERMKSHLQQAASSRGLKVSLEDLTSTYAMLAIQGPRSPEVMERMGLKEAGSLKPLQFLLNVGLGDARAFLVSRSGWTGEDGFEVWAAPGDAERIYRKALELGAKPVGIAARDTLRIEMGFVLGGNEYGEDPLKFPCALSLRYGLGAIDWGKRGFIGEEALRACRREGLRWVRVGFEMKKSSARFIPRNGYKVMVDDVEVGWVTSGTFSPVLQRGVGQGYLDVRYAVFGETVTIVDERGRSGEAKIVDFPLIRR
- a CDS encoding U6 snRNA-associated Sm-like protein LSm6, with amino-acid sequence MAASQEKRVVNPLRYLRDAVDSQIYVKLKDGTEYVGQLLVTDSTMNLVLDNSVEVKDGKQIVARLGKILIRGSMVQYVSFNPELAAPDVVSK
- the hutI gene encoding imidazolonepropionase, with the protein product MPEADLIIYNANVVLFEFRPVTRASQVKVLAGGEVAVKGNYIAKVGQRGEVRGTYRAGLELNAGGRLLSPGLVDMHTHAVFAGSRDDELEAKLSGVSYSEILRRGGGIYRTVRATRSASDEELRDLLVKRLRLMLHLGTTTAEVKSGYSLDHEGELRLLRVAREASSTAKVDVVPTLLAHVPPEEAREGRAREEYVKGFANDLVRRAAGLANFVDVFCDEGAFTPDESRLILTSARAVGLGARAHADQLARIGCAEAVAQAGPASVDHLEVSDERSVKAIAASRSTAGLLPASLMATMGSSRPPVPLLRAYGVPMALGSDLSANSVMPSMQTAIDLAIYLYGLTQAEALAAATVNAALSLGLSDRGSVEAGKLADLVVWDLERVSELGYDWGRDRALVVIRRGSAVKDLLNP
- a CDS encoding fumarylacetoacetate hydrolase family protein; its protein translation is MRLASVLVGGAPRLALVEGGQVYLALLNGSQVDPAEFFRDPVKLVGKLERGEPVQGLDRPLEPPVPQPSKIIGIGKNYAAHAREMGSVERPVFFMKAPSALTGHLHSIEVPEFIQKPDYEGEVVIVIGRAVKHAGRREAQEAILGYMAGNDVTARELQYDERLPWCLSKSLDTFSPTGPYVKVLEDYSELQGSCVETYINGERVQHGCADEMTYDFADIVVELSKYMKLYPGDLIFTGTPPGVGHPRGRYLKDGDRVEIVVRGLDPLVNVVARPPGPRSS
- a CDS encoding inositol-3-phosphate synthase produces the protein MIRTVLIGAGSGASYFLAGLEKLKAREIQPVGIPLVNYMKAHRPEDIDVVAVYDVDNSKVGRDMYSIASKLSPFSSVPRTLKDIVVSRGLHCGSLRGLDVDASGLEDALGSPQQALEEFISELVKLKPDVIVNVITTEPMRFVESEGEFVKLASTCSAGATLAYAYAASEYSLRTGNPVAFINLTPPAAANSPGVVSRFERAGALVLGDDAATGATPLTADLLEHMAERGRRVLSVAQFNIGGNTDFLSLTEPERNHSKEVTKSSMVADILGYDAPHYIRPTGYLEPLGDRKFVAMHIEYESFGGFRDEVIVNARINDKSNLAGLMASIVPVAKSLLERGVHGSYATVNRFYMKMPGPRGTKNISKIVAYQDLLKELKKLDII